In the Candidatus Eisenbacteria bacterium genome, CGCCGGAAGACGAGGAACACCTCGCGCGCGAGCTCCCTCATCTCGACACCTCCCCGAGCGCGTCCCGAAGGGAAGCGGGGCGGAAGACCGTCTCGCGCGGCGGAAAGCCGCCCTCCTCGAGCGCGCGGACCACCTCGTTCCCCTCGCCGCGATCGGACACGAACACCCGGAGCCTCCGCGCCTCTCGGTTCGCGACGTGCGGCCGCCCGCCGAGGAGCGCGGCCGGTTGTTCGGGAAGCGCCGGGAGAACCAGATCAACGAGAAATGGGGCGGGAAGGAGATCGGCCGGAGGGGCCGCGCGCGTGAGCCGGCCCTTCTCGATCACGCCGACCCGATCGCAGACCCGCTCCACCTCGGAGAGGATGTGCGAGGAGAGGAAGACCGTCGCCCCTTTGCCTTTCGCTTCAATAATCGCATTCTCAATCATCTCGCGCCCGGCGATATCGAGGTCGGCGGTCGGCTCGTCGAGAAGCCAGATCGCCGGCTCGAGCGCGAGAAGGAGAAGGAGCCCGGCGCGCCGCCGCATCCCCTTCGAGAAGGCGGCAAGCTCGCCGTCCATCCGGTTCGAGAGACCGGCCCGCTCGGCCGCGTGCGGAAGGCGCGAGAGGTCGCGGCCGCGGAGACGGATCTGGACGCGCGCCCACTCGCCGAGCCGGAGCCCGCTCGGGAAGAGGAGATCCTCGGGGAGGTAACCGACCGCGCGGCGGCTCTCGGCGCGAGAGGCGGGGACTCCCGCGAGAAGGACCTCCCCCCGGTCCGGGCGCGCGAGGGAGGCCGCGATCCGGATCGCGGTCGTTTTTCCCGCCCCGTTCGGACCGAGAAATCCGAACACCTCTCCCCTCTCGACGGAGAGATCGAGATCGACGAGCGCGGGGAGCGCACCGAAGCTTTTCGAGACGCTGCGCCAGACGATCCCGCCTCCGCTCATGCGCCCCCTCCGCTCGCGCCCCCGCGAAGAACGATCAGCGTGAAGTCGTCCGCGTGCCGGTCGCTTCCGGCGAAGCGCGCGACCTCCCCCCGCACCGCCTCGACGATCTCGGCAGCGCTCCGCGCGCAGTGCCTCCGGACCGTTTCGACGAGACGCGTCTCGCCGAACTCCTCCTCGCCGCGCGCCTCCTCGGTGACCCCGTCGGTGTAGAAGATCGCGAGATCCCCCTTGGCCACGCGGACCGTCCCCTCGCCGTAGGAGGCATCCTCGGCGAAGCCGAGCACGAGCCCCCCCTCCGCGAGCGTCTCGATCCGTCCGTCCGCGCGAAGGACGAAGGGGCTGTTGTGCCCTCCATTGCAGAAGCGGATGACGCCCTCCTCCCTCCGATAGACGCCGAAGAAGAAGGTCGCGAACTGCTCGACGGAAGTCGAGCGGCAGAGGACCCGGTTCAGCCTCCCCACGAGCTCCGCCGCGCGCGCCGCCCGGCTCATTTGCACGTGAAGGGCCGCGTGAAGCATCGACATGAGAAGCGCGGCGGGGATCCCCTTCCCCGACACGTCCCCGACCGCGATGCCGAGATCCCCGCTCTCCATCGGGATGAGATCGTAGTAGTCCCCGCCGACCTGACGGCTCGGGACGTTGATCGCGGCGACGTCGATCCCGTCGACGCGCGGGCTCCGCCTGGGGACGATCGACTCTTGCACCGAGCGCGCAAGGGCGATCTCCTCGTCCACGAGGCGGCGCTCGACCGCCTCTTCGTGGAGGCGCGCGTTTCGCGCCGTGAAGCCGATCTGCGTTCCGAGCATCGAGAGGAGCCCGATCTCCTCTCCCGTGTAACGACTCCCGGTGATCTTCGGCCCGAGCGCGAGAAAGCCGAGACCATCCCCCCCGCCGGGGAGATGGACGGGGACGACGACCTCCGCGCGAAGACGGAGAAGCGCCTCGCGAACCTCCTCTCGCTCCTCCGCGGCGACCGGCTCCTCCGCGAGATCGCGCGCGGGGGCAGGCTCGCGCAGGCCGTCGGCGGCGCGGACGATCGGATGGCTCGCCTCGAACGCGGCGGGAGTCTTCTCGCTCGACCCATGCTCCAGATAGCGCTCTCCGCTCCGGTCCCGCAGGAAGAGACGGACATCGTCCACGGCAAGCGCGTCCCGGAGCGACCGGACGATCCGGTTCGAAACGAGCGCGAGGTCGAACGCCGTCGTCATCTCGCGGCTGAGATCGCGGAGGATCCCCAGATGCGCGGCGCGCTCCCCCGCGAGCACACGGTCGACCGCCCGTTCGACGCGGCCGAGGATCGGGTGGAAGAAGACGATCGCGAGAAGAACAAAGAGGCCTTGGAAGAAGGGGATCGCGGTTCCCGCCTGGACGTGAAGAACCCGGTCCATCTGCCGGGCGAGAAGAAGGAAGCCGGCGACGAGCGCGCCGAACGTGAGCGAGAAGAGGAACGCCCGGCGGAAGACCGTTCCCACCTCAAGGAAGCTCGCGCGGACGATCGCGAAGCCGATCGCTCCGGTGCCGACGAGAAGGGCCGCCGTGACGAGAACCGTGCGCGTCCCCTCCGGGAGCGTCGCCGCGAAGAGGTTCGGGAGCGGTACGGCGATCGCGTAGAGACCGACGCAGCTTCCGAGACCGAAGAGAACCGCGCGGAGCTGCCGCCGGATCTTGGGGACGCGGGTTTCCCGAAAAGAGCGCGCGAGGAGGTAGATCGCGAGCGTCACGAGGAGAACGTCGAGAAAGGAGAAGAACCGGATGTGGAAGCGGGCGAGAAGCCGGAGCGCAAGCGCCCCGAGGCCGATCCCGAGGCGGAAAAACTCCCCGAACGCCCCGCCGATCCCGAAGGGGGCGGACGGCTCGAAGCGCGCGAGGGCCGGCCCCATCCTCCCGAGAAAGAGGAGAAGCGCGAGATGGAACACGTACGGAAGATAGAGGAGCCAAGGGAGCGAGGGGCGGCGCGCGAGAAGGGGATGCTCGCGCGGAAAGACGAGAGCGAAGAGAAGGAGCGACGGGAAGAAGAGCTCCCACACGTAGGCGAAGGTCGTCGCGAGATCGGTCCCGAGGAACGGCGTTCCGCCCTTCGTCCCGAGGAGCATGCCGAGCCCGCCGATGAGCGGCCCGAACCCGCCGAAGAACATCATCGCGGCGGCGACCCGACGGAGGCGTTCGCCCGGGGCCTCGCGGAGGATGACGATGCCGAAGAGGAAGACGGCGCTTCCGCAGACGAGATAAAGGGAGGCGCCGACCAAGGTCCAGTTCATCGCAAGCCGCACCCTGAAGGGGGTGTGCGAGGGACGGCGCGGGATCGGCGGACCTTCGGGTCCGGTCAGCCTTCCTTCCGGTGCGCGGGCCCCAGCATCTTGCTCATCGTAACGGTCGTCCCGCGGGAAGGTTCGATCGCGAACCGCACTTCATCCATGAACGTCCGAAGAATGAAGATCCCACGCCCTCTCTCGCGCATGAGGTTCTCGGGGTCCCGCGGGTCGGCGACGGAATCCGGATCGAAGCCCGTTCCCTGGTCCGAGACCTCGATCTCGAGCCGCTCCGGTTTCGACCGGAACCGGATGCGGACCTTCTTCCTCCGGTCGTTCTTGTTGCCGTGCTCGATCGCGTTCGTGCACGCCTCGATCACGGAGCTGCCGATCGCGTCCCGGACCTCGCGCGCGACCCCGAGACGTTCGGAGATCTCTTCCGCCACGGCGTTCACGAGAGAGAGATACTCGAGCGAGCTCGGAACGACGAGCTCGACGTTCTCCCAGCCGCCGGAAGGGTTCATCGGACCTACTCGCTCCCGAACGTGACGAGCGCTTCATCCTCGGTGGGGTACGTTTCGAACACGGTCGAGAGTTTCGTGATCATGAGGACGGATTCGATCCTCTCCGCGACGCTCGCGAGCTTGAGAACGCCGCCGCCGTTCTTCACCGACGTGTACCCCGAGATGAGGATCCCGAGCCCCGTCGAGTTGATCCACGAGAGGTTCCCGAGGTTAAGGAGGATCTTCTTCCTTCCGTCGGCGAGGAGCTGCTTGACCAGGTTCTGGAAGGTCGCCGCGTCCTCTCCCCCCATCAGCTTGCCGGAAAGCTCCAGAACGGTGACATCTCGAATGTCTCGACGTTTAATGTTCACTTCTCGCCCCCTTCTAGCCTGGATTATGCACGCGTTTCCTGCTGCGGCTGTGGATCTCCCTTCGCGCTTCCGCGCTCCGGGAGCTTCCTCGGCGACCCGTCCCCCCGGGACGGGTGCCCGCCTCGGTCGCGCGAGGAGACGCCTACGAGGCCTCCCTTCCGTCGCCGCTTCCTCAACGTAGTGCCGAGACTACGTTTCCG is a window encoding:
- a CDS encoding ABC transporter ATP-binding protein encodes the protein MSGGGIVWRSVSKSFGALPALVDLDLSVERGEVFGFLGPNGAGKTTAIRIAASLARPDRGEVLLAGVPASRAESRRAVGYLPEDLLFPSGLRLGEWARVQIRLRGRDLSRLPHAAERAGLSNRMDGELAAFSKGMRRRAGLLLLLALEPAIWLLDEPTADLDIAGREMIENAIIEAKGKGATVFLSSHILSEVERVCDRVGVIEKGRLTRAAPPADLLPAPFLVDLVLPALPEQPAALLGGRPHVANREARRLRVFVSDRGEGNEVVRALEEGGFPPRETVFRPASLRDALGEVSR
- a CDS encoding SpoIIE family protein phosphatase, with product MNWTLVGASLYLVCGSAVFLFGIVILREAPGERLRRVAAAMMFFGGFGPLIGGLGMLLGTKGGTPFLGTDLATTFAYVWELFFPSLLLFALVFPREHPLLARRPSLPWLLYLPYVFHLALLLFLGRMGPALARFEPSAPFGIGGAFGEFFRLGIGLGALALRLLARFHIRFFSFLDVLLVTLAIYLLARSFRETRVPKIRRQLRAVLFGLGSCVGLYAIAVPLPNLFAATLPEGTRTVLVTAALLVGTGAIGFAIVRASFLEVGTVFRRAFLFSLTFGALVAGFLLLARQMDRVLHVQAGTAIPFFQGLFVLLAIVFFHPILGRVERAVDRVLAGERAAHLGILRDLSREMTTAFDLALVSNRIVRSLRDALAVDDVRLFLRDRSGERYLEHGSSEKTPAAFEASHPIVRAADGLREPAPARDLAEEPVAAEEREEVREALLRLRAEVVVPVHLPGGGDGLGFLALGPKITGSRYTGEEIGLLSMLGTQIGFTARNARLHEEAVERRLVDEEIALARSVQESIVPRRSPRVDGIDVAAINVPSRQVGGDYYDLIPMESGDLGIAVGDVSGKGIPAALLMSMLHAALHVQMSRAARAAELVGRLNRVLCRSTSVEQFATFFFGVYRREEGVIRFCNGGHNSPFVLRADGRIETLAEGGLVLGFAEDASYGEGTVRVAKGDLAIFYTDGVTEEARGEEEFGETRLVETVRRHCARSAAEIVEAVRGEVARFAGSDRHADDFTLIVLRGGASGGGA
- a CDS encoding ATP-binding protein encodes the protein MNPSGGWENVELVVPSSLEYLSLVNAVAEEISERLGVAREVRDAIGSSVIEACTNAIEHGNKNDRRKKVRIRFRSKPERLEIEVSDQGTGFDPDSVADPRDPENLMRERGRGIFILRTFMDEVRFAIEPSRGTTVTMSKMLGPAHRKEG
- a CDS encoding STAS domain-containing protein; the encoded protein is MNIKRRDIRDVTVLELSGKLMGGEDAATFQNLVKQLLADGRKKILLNLGNLSWINSTGLGILISGYTSVKNGGGVLKLASVAERIESVLMITKLSTVFETYPTEDEALVTFGSE